GTAGGCTCGCAGGGGAGGgagtaattggtaaaaatgtgatatctcctccatcggagaggaagaagaaggcacatctttgtgtgttgcagcatcttacagaggttcatccttatttagaaaagcatctgcttgaattgcaacattgtaatcctaagttgaaggaaagagcgttgatgcgggaacataatcgcacatttattgaatggtttaagaaggaagttggaaagaaacaagaccatgatgtttctgatacgatcaagtggttatctcgaggtcctcgactatgtgttcgatcttttgaaggatatgatatcaatgggttcacattctacactagaagGCAAGATGAAAAGAGTGTAGTGCAAAATAGTGGAGTAAAGGTTGTTGCATCATCTAGGGTCTATGCAAGCGCTAAGGATAAAAGGCCGGTTGATTcaacacaatcatattatggtgttatcgaagaaatatgggagcttgattatacctattttgtgatccctgtttttcggtgtcagtgggctaacaaccaaaatgGTGTGAAGCGAGATGAAATTTTCCCGGGTTTAACCTTGGTGAACTTTGATCGACTAAGTGACAGTgacgagccattcattctagcatcacTAGCTAAGCAAGTTTTTTATGTGGTTGACAATATTGATCCTAGATGGCGTGTTGTTGCCCAAGGAAAAAGACATATTttgggtattgatgatgttgtagATGAAGATGAGTATGATGAGTATGATGACACACCTCCGTTACCAATGGTTGTTCAACCATTGCCAGAAGAGGAGgatgcaaataatactaatcatatgcgTACAGATCATACGGAAGGAATATGGGTTACGAATCGTAATTGAAACATACATGTGTAAGTTCGGGCTTCACTTCTGATGCATTGTTGAAGTTTTTGACTTTGTTCTTTCTATTCATATCTGAAAGCCTGTGCGCCTTGGAATTTTTGTTATCTTGACTACTTAAATTTGAATAGTGAAGGATACTTGTGGATattaattcatattttttttctaaaaattcaaccccaatCAATTGCCACTTGTATTGTGAAGAGGAATTGCAGTGATAGTCTCCTACTTTTTCCCTCCTATTTAAGTTACTGAGAGTCTGATACTTCTAATAACTTGACTAACTTTATCTGGTTTTTTCACACAGGTGTAAACTTGGTGAATGTCGTATCCTCTTATGTGAGCCAGGTTCCAAGCACAGGTTGCAGAAATTGCAGTTGAATTTTCCTAGGTTAGTTTTCAGTACATTTTGTCTAATAATATCAATTACCTATTCTTGTTTGCATGGCTTTGTGATTGGTAACTTAGTTTCTGATGTTTGCTTTCTGGTGGTTGATGATGGATAAGTACATAAAAACCGTTTTGAAGATGACTTTGTTTACAATTTGATACTTTGCTTACAGTATGGTGTAAtttacatgtttgaaggtgaagATTTGAACTCCAGAATCATCAAATTAGACCAGGAATAGAAATCTGAGTGATGTCTAGAAACTGTCCTGTTCCTGAAGTTTCAAAACTTACAAAATTTGTAACTTGTGTCATCCATAACCAGAAAAGCAGCATGAAGTACTGTTTTAGCTTCTCAGTTCTTTCCAATGCAACTGAAATTAAAGAGGCTGATCAGTTCTTTCCAATGCAACTGaaattcatcaaaataaacAGAGATTCTTTGGCCAATTGCACTAATCAACTCAGTGAAGTACTGTTTTAGCTTCTCAGtgcactgatcagttctgttctgtgcactgatctgcactgcccagatcagaactgtgcagatcagtggacaaaacagatcagaactgtgcagttatgtgcactgatctgcacagctcagatcagaactgtgcagatcagtgcacagaactggtcagttctgatcagttctgtgcactgatctgcacagctcagatcagaactgtgcagatcagtgcacagaactggtcagttctgatcagttctgtgcactgatctgcacagctcagatcagaactgtgcagatcagtgcacaaaactggtcagttctgatcagttctgtgcattgatctgcacagctcagatcagaactgtgcagatcagtgcacagaactggtcagttctgatcagttctgtgcattgatctgcacagttcagatcagaactgtgcagatcagtgcacagaactggtcagttttgatcagttctgtgcattgatctgcacagttctgatctgagctgtgcagatcagtgcgtagATTTGGtgagttatgatttttttttttgggttgtttttttaggtgaggtttgatttgggattgttttgcatgttaggtgtaataccataaggccattattttaggtatagctttgtaaatggccaattgtagcattttgcccttaatataaaaaaacaagACATAATGTATACACAACCTACCCGTTGTCTACTTGCCCATGACTTCATTTTGCTAACCACAACTGAATAACTATTTATAAGCTTCTCCAATTCTTCAAGAGCAGTgtcacaaaaagaaaaaaagaaaaaaaaaactcctcaAATAGATAAGAAACTTGTGGAACAGATTAATATGGGAATACAGAGAGAGAATAACTAATAAAGATTGGTAACATATCCCACAGTATAACAAAATGCAACTCTTACCATTTGATGGTTGCAATATTGCGAGCAAGAAGAGAGCCGCCACCTTGACATATATTGCATTTTATCAATCCACGAGAACTGCAAGTAGCACAAGGAATATgcactgatcagaactgtgcagttatgtgcactgatctgcacagctcagatcagaactgtgcagatcagtgcacagaactgtgcagttatgtgcactgatctgcacagctcagatcagaactgtgcagatcagtgcacagaactggtcagttctgatcagttctgtgcattgatctgcacagctcagatcagaactgtgcagatcagtgcacagaactggtcagttctgatcagttctgtgcactgatctgcacagctcagatcagaactgtgcagatcagtgcacagaactggtcagttctgatcagttctgtgcactgatctgcacagctcatatcagaactgtgcagatcagtgcacagaactggtcagttctgatcagttctgtgcactgatctgcacagctcagatcagaactgtgcagatcagtgcacagaactggtcagttctgatcagttctgtgcattgatctgcacagttcagatcagaactgtgcagatcagtgcacagaactggtcagttctgatcagttctgtgcattgatctgcatagttctgatctgagctgtgcaggtcagtgcgtagaactggtgagttatgatttttttttgggttgtttttttaggtgaggtttgatttgggattgttttgcatgttaggtgtaataccataaggccattattttaggtatagctttgtaaatggccaattgtagcattttgcccttaatataaaaaaacaagACATAATGTATACACAACCTACCCGTTGTCTACTTGCCCATGAATTTGTTTTGTAGGCAGACTTTCATAGTCTTCATTTGAAACATGTATCAATTTTATTATAACTGAAAACTGAGTATTGCtctcttttctaagtattgctctcttttctaagtattgctCCCTTTACTAAGTATTGCTCTCTTTTCTTTGTTGCAGGACCGTAGCTACCATGGATGATCATCGTGATAATGAAATACAGGGAATTGATGGAGCTAGTCATCCTACGGGGGAATCACAAGGTACCAACACTAGTAAAAAGACCAAATTCCGTGGTCCGTCAAAAGGAGTTCAAGCCAAAAAGCCTATGCATCTTCAGTATAATCAATATGGAATCCCCGATGGAGAATGGTCAGGAGAATACGGGAAGCAAGTTGGGTCTTGTGCTGCTAGAATTAACATTAATGTGAAAGAATATTCAACGTTAGATGAACACACAAAGAAGGGGTTTTGGGAGGAGACCAAGGTAAACATTGAATAAAAACTTGATTTGTATTCTCCTAGATTATCTATTTGTGTAGCATACGTTTCTAACAATCTCTTATCCATAAAATTAACAGCTTCTGTTCCACATTA
This genomic stretch from Spinacia oleracea cultivar Varoflay chromosome 3, BTI_SOV_V1, whole genome shotgun sequence harbors:
- the LOC110802469 gene encoding uncharacterized protein; the encoded protein is MSRNCPVPEVSKLTKFVTCVIHNQKSSMKYCFSFSVLSNATEIKEADQFFPMQLKFIKINRDSLANCTNQLSEVLTVATMDDHRDNEIQGIDGASHPTGESQGTNTSKKTKFRGPSKGVQAKKPMHLQYNQYGIPDGEWSGEYGKQVGSCAARININVKEYSTLDEHTKKGFWEETKLLFHIIDDPAKRREKYFHMCVAKRFGAFKSRLTRRWITKKEKMPKHQTNDMPWDIYHQITEDDWKTFVMERNKPEMLVIMNLLC